TTCGCATAGGCTGTCAAACCAATTTTAGACATTTGATGAATAAGGTGTAATACATATGTATCAGAAAATAGTCGTGGAGCTGTTACATCAACATTATCCTCTTGTCGAAAACCTTGTGGGACTATATTTTTTTCCTCAGTAAGCATTTCGCTTATTTTTTGTAAATGTGTATTTGAGAGCTGTAATGCATATTCAATGATCGGCTTAATTTCTCCATCCTCAACTTTTTCCAAGAAATAACTTAACATACACATGATTGCACTATCATTTAAGTATTGAGACCAAAGCTGAGCTATTTCTGCTGATGTGAGTCTAATCTGCTTTTCCTGTTGCATGTAAAAACCCTCCATAACAAGATAGTCTTCATTAATCATTCCCAATATTTACTTGTTATATGAATAAAAAAATATAGTGTCCAATATGCTAACTTATCGTATATACATTCTTGATACATAAATTTTTTTGGATAGGAAAGAAGCTTGGTATCCCATTAAATTTTATGGAATAATAAAGATTTTGTTTTTTTGGGGGCATAATAAGTGAAAAGCGAATTACTAATAGGAGACTTATCCATGGATAAAACTATTTTGTGGGTATTGTTTATAATTGGAATTATTTTATTGATATTCAGTTTAAGGAAACCGTTAATTAAAGATACGATTTTAGTTTTCTTAATGAAAGCCTATTTTTCATCAATTTTTGGCATAGTTGTTGTAGAGGAAAAAATGATTGAATATCCTGTAAGGTTTTTAAGTAAATATTTCGATCAAAGTCTTCTTTTTGAATACTTTTTATATCCAATTGTTTGTGTATACTTTTATCAAACAACTTATCAATCAAGAATTTCAGGCATTATTATACAATGTGCATTGTATTCCGGTGCTATAGCGGTCATTGAGGTTCTTTGCGAAAAATATACAGATTTAATTAGATACCATAAATGGACTGGGATGTACTCGTTTATTACCGTTTTTCTTCTATCATTGTTTGTCCGTATCATTATGCAATTGATTAACAAAATAGAAAAATCAAAGGTATAGTGGCTATAAAACATTCTTAGGCTAATCTTCGGTTCTTGGCGGCTGTAATGACATTTTTGACGGCACCTGATTTCTCATCTATTTCTTCAATGGTTCAAACTTAATTATGAAATTCGGATTTGTATAATACTGTTTATAACCTTATTTGAAGTGAATTTTCATGGTGAAGGAATACTTTGAAATAATAATCGAGCAGGAAATGACTCCTGCTCGTAAAATCTGTTCAAATAGTCATTATGCCGGATGCCCAAATCATAAGGAGTTTACAGAAGACCGGTTCTTTCTAAATATTCTCTGGCAACTTCTTCAGCACTTACACCTTCAACATTTACTTTATAATTCATCTCACGCATTTCGTCGTCAGTGATTCTAGCTTGCTCATAAACTTCCATTCTGTCTGTGCTTACAGCTGTTTCCTTTAAAAATTCTGATATGGCTGTTCCGGTAAACTCAGGATAAATATCGATTCTGCCTGATTTCAATGCATTGAATACAAAAGATGTCTTTCCAAAACCCGGTTTCAGTTCAACATTCAAATCAGTATGTTCTTCAATGAGCAGCTTATACATATTAATTAAAATTTCAGGCTCTGAACCAAGCTTCCCTGCGATCACGATATCTTTCTTTTCTTCTCCCGATAATAACGGAAGAATCATGAAGAAGATGCCTGCGGTTGTCAATACTCCCATCGTTGTGATAGTCTTTTTGAAAGAAATTCGTTCGAACTTTCACAGCAAAACATCAAAGAGAATGGCTAACAGAGCAGCGGGAATAGCCCCAAGCACGATAAGGGATGTGTTATTTCGATCAATGCCCAGCAAAATGATGTCTCCCAAACCGCCTGCCCCGATAAGGGCAGCAATGGTAGCTGTACCAATGATTAATACCATGGCAGTCCGGATTCCGGCCATTAGAACAGGCATAGCCAGCGGAAGTTCGACCTTTAGCAACCTTTTTCTGCCGTTCATTCGCATTGCCTTAGCAGCTTCTATTAATGAGGGATCTACTTCTTTGATGCCTGTATACGTATTTCTTAAAATAGGAAGCAATGCATAAACAACAAGGGCAATTATGGCAGGCACTTTTCCGATTCCAAATAAAGGAATTAAAAGTCCCAGCAGGGCAAGGGAAGGGATTGTTTGCAGCACGGCTGTAATACCAATCATCCCTTCGGCTAGTTTTTTATTTCTTGTTAGGAAAATGCCGAGCGGAATGGCTATAATGACTGCGAAAAAGAGAGCAATAAAAGGAAATTTGAATATGTTCAAATAAAGCGCTTATAAGCTGCGACTGTCTTTTTTTTAGAATTTCAGCAAAATTATTCATTTCCTCCCTCTCTTTCTCCGATTCTTTCGGCAAAATGCTGAATTATCATTTTTCTGTTTATTGTTCCGATGATCTCGCCATTTTTTCTACTGGCACTTCATCATGTTGAACCAGCAATTCAAGTAATTCTTTTAAAGGTAGGGAGGAAGGAATCGTTATGCTGTAATTGCCGG
The window above is part of the Bacillus methanolicus genome. Proteins encoded here:
- a CDS encoding CBO0543 family protein, translating into MDKTILWVLFIIGIILLIFSLRKPLIKDTILVFLMKAYFSSIFGIVVVEEKMIEYPVRFLSKYFDQSLLFEYFLYPIVCVYFYQTTYQSRISGIIIQCALYSGAIAVIEVLCEKYTDLIRYHKWTGMYSFITVFLLSLFVRIIMQLINKIEKSKV